In Amia ocellicauda isolate fAmiCal2 chromosome 3, fAmiCal2.hap1, whole genome shotgun sequence, the DNA window CCGGATCGCTGTCAGGGTGGGATTGGGAAAGAGCCTCGGGGCTACAAGTGGGTTATTATTGAATTTCTCCACTTTTCTGCCGATGTATGGTCTGTGGGTGCGGTGTGCTTCTCCGCCGCCTCTCCGCGCTGCTTTACACTCGCCGGTCAGTTAATCCGGTGATTGATTTTTGATCGAGATACCGAGAGCTCGGCGGTGACGTCAGACGCCCAGGAACAGTCAGCCGCACTGATGTAATCGGGGTGTGGGGGGGTCTGTGTACAAAGGTCAGCTGTCAACACATTGTCtcacgtgtgtgtttgtgtataaagtgtgtgtgtgatattttttattaaaggcaaCATTTGTTCCCGTTTTGTGCTCTGGGTGAAAGTCGGGTATTAAACTGCGCCGTTCACTGCATTTGAATTAGAATCACTGagtttatttacttgttttattttttatttgggtTTCATTTTCCCTGATTCTTTGGAATTTccgaatttattttaattcgaTTTCAAATGAGAAATTCCGAATTTTGTGGGTTTAGGGAGAATTGTAATCCAAGGTCGCCCTCTAGTGGTAGTTCATTGCTTTGGCACgtattttatgttttagagTTCGACtattgcaatttattttggGCTTTTGATCACATAACTTTCATTCCCATTTGTGGAACCGACCGACACTATTCCTTAACCAATGAGTGTCTCCAGCGAGACACTGATTGGATCTCGCCAGCATATGACGTAATTCTGACTCCATTTAAGTAAAGCCATCGTGTTCATCGCCCAAAGCTTCCCGGTTCCCATTTGAACGGCTGCGGTATCGTTCTCACCTCCTGCATCTCCATTGCATCAGTCCCTCCCTCTTATACTCTTGAATTTGACGGCTTTTGCATTTTCTCATAATTATGCAAATCTGTACGTTTTAACGACAGATTATTTAATATTCTTGttgaaaaaagtgaaaaaagagagaaactgCAGGTCTGACACGGCGACTGTGTTCTTGTGTTCCTCACTCACAGGTGTGTCTGGCGGTTCAGCTGACCATGGAGTACGCCATGAAGTCCCTTAGCCGCTTCACCCCCACTACGCTCTCCAAGTAAGACCCCGATTTCCCTGTGGCGTCCCAGGGCCTGGCTCCCGGTATCTCTGCCTGCTACTGTTGTTGTGTTGGGCAGcctctctgtactgtgtgtgtggggagctGGAAGTTGACCTTGTTAAATAGCTCCTGTGTTGACCATTGTGGTTGTTCTGTGTCGTGTACTATGACAGCCCTGGAACCTTACCTGCTCTCCTTCCCCCTCCGCATCTGCTTCTTCCTTTCTTCTCTTGTTTATGTTCTGCCTCTCCTGCCCTCCCTCTTGTTTTGTTCTTCCTCatgctcctcctctccctcttccctctTCCCTCTCCTAGGTGTGTCTCAGCCAGCGCCTCCATGACCCAGCAGCTGCTGACTGGCCCCCCCCCCCGACCCAAGCCCTTCCGGGTCGCCAGCGCTGACCGCAGCGTGAAGAAAGGCATCATGGCAGACGGACTGAGGGACCTGCTGGACAAGGTGAGGACCAGTCCATCTCCTCTGACTCATAAACTCCCTCCATCTTCTCCCACCGTTCTTCCCCCTTTTTGGCCCGTCTGTCCTGACCGCTCGGTGTCCCCAGGTGAGCGAGGCCCTGCACAAGGACGGCACGTCCACACTGGTGCTGGACGAGGATGGCACGGTGGTGGACACGGAGGACTTCTTCCAGACACTGGAGGACAACACTGTCTTCATGGCCCTGGACAAGGGGGAGAAGTGGACGCCTCCCAAGGTGAGGGCTCTCTCTCCATTCAACTCAGAATAGCTTTATTGGCACGACTGCattagtgttgccaaagcattgaCATCACAGGTGTGGGTTTAGGCGGGGTGAGAACGTTTAATAGTCCCCCCCAACAATGTGTGTCTGGCTCCATAGACACAGTGGATGCGTttccccccaattctgaaaccagACCTACGCCACTGATTGATATACACCTGTTTTTGTTCTACCACTCCTTTCCACCCTCTCATTCTCTCACCCTCTATCCTCCTCCCTCCATATTTGTCTCCTCTCCCTCACCTTCTTATACTCCCTTTATCCTACCTATCCTCTCTTTCTCAATGCTGTTTTGAACTAATCCGTATTGACATGACAAAGTTACATCAGTGTTGCCACAGCActgactctttctctctctctctctctctctctctctcagaacgGTCACTACCGGCTGCACCTGAGCGACCGCCCCCTGCGCAGGAAGGACGTGGCGCggctgacctttgacctgtaCAAGTCGAGCCCGCAGGAGTTCATCGGCTGTCTGAACGTCAAGGCGACACTGTACGGCATGTACTCCATCTCCTACGACCTGCGCTGTTACGGAGCCAAGAAGATGCTGAAGTGAGAGGGGGGGGATCTGATTAGTTAAAGGAGGGCTGGAGAGATTTAAACCCGTTGAATAAcctgctgtgtgtttgtctgcaggGAGGCGCTGAGGTGGACCCTGTTCACCATGCAGGCCACGGGTCACATCCTGCTGGGCACTTCCTGCTACGTGCAGCAGCTATTGGAAGAGGAGGCGAAGGTGGTGGGCCAAAAGGCGGCCGTGGCCCCGCCCACACAAGTACCAACCATCCAATGGGGGAAGGCGGGTGTGTGACTTCAGGTGAAAGGGACAGGCGACGCAAGGCAAGGGATTGGACTGCAGAGGCTGGGGGGGCACCCTCGATGGATTCTGTTAACATGGCCAACTTTGGAGGCATGATGTCACACTGGACACTGTTCTGGATTCACGCACGCGCTCACGCACACACCTAACGCAATCTGCCGAGACCGAacctgtgtgtttttgttaattACTGTTGATTATGTTCAGAGGTGTGTTTTGAGGGGTACAGGGGTTGGGTTGGGGTTTGTTCTACTTGTTTAGCGCTGCAAAGAACTGTCCTGTCAGCCGCGTTCGTTGGCCTGTGTTCAGTCTTCCGACGTTCGTATTGATTTCTGTTACTTCTCATCGGGGTGTTATGCTGCTTGTATCTGTCGGCCTGTTGCTGCCCTCTGTGGGGGGTGTGAGGGAGCGTGGACGAGTCTGGGATCACAGTCCATTCCCCACGTGCTGCGTTGTCTCTAACCGCCACGCTGAACTCGTCTCTCCACATGGCTTCTACACGCCTGGTTTGACGTGTTGCCACATGAGTTTATTTACAATGTCGGGCTGCGCCGCGCGCTCCACCCCGCGCTCTGAGAGACGTGTCTCCGGCTACGGCCTCGCAGCTCTGCTCTGGTTGTGCTGGGGGGTCACTGGGGTAAGGGGGTAGAGGACAGTTTGCAGTTCTGAAGAGAGAGGGGGTGTGAGAGTGGGGTGGCAACTTAGTgtgtctgttattattatttatttaatctctgTTCAAACAAGCACAAAACTGAACGCACACAAGCCAAACAACCCCAATCCCACCCCACTTTACAGGGGAGTTATCTGGGATTATGGGgggagaggtggaggaggagcggtgtgtgtggagggtggggggggaaatCTAATTACCCCATCCTTACCCTTCCCCCCACTCTGAGTCTGTGCCCTCTGACCCTGTTACAGCTCTATATCAGGTCTCACAGCCGTGCCGATGTACTTTGCCATGTTTTATCGTATTTAaagatgtatatttatatattttttttgttacctGACCTTGTCTTGTTGaccagtgttgtgttgtgtgtgtgcctgcTCTATGCTCTTAGCCGTGTGGGGATGAATGGTATTTTATGGTACAGTAGCAAACTAACCAAAACgataaatgaatgaattgatGCCACAAGAACGTTAATGATGTGACCAGAGTGAGTCGACTGCTTGTGTGTTGAGGGAGATTTAACCCCAGACGAATGTGCGGgcgggcccctctctccctctccagcgACTGCACTCACGAGACGTTACGGAAGGGCGGAGCGCACGAACTCGAGCTGTGCTTCCTacctgtttttaaaataaagtaaaataaaaaaaaaatattaaaagcacTCCTTGACTGATGATAGTTTGGCTGTTGTTGCGCAGCCTGTAGGTCTGCTCGAATCAAACGCTTGTGCGCTGCAGGCTGCTCTTCCTCCGAGTGCCCGTAGGGCTGTGGCGGCACCCAGACTGTCACTCGGACGGGTACAACGTGGCCCTTGAGAGAGACGGGCACTGACATTGAGGGTGTCAGTGACTTCAGTACGTTACTGTGTTCAACAAGCTCTTGATGCCATCTTGTTGACATTGGTCTTAATGAACGTTTTGTTGCGTTTGGCCTGTTTTGACCCCGGAGAGGCCGCAGTAACCCCCACAGTGGGCGGAATAGTTTTTTCGTGAGTAGGTCTTGATCTTACTGTTGCATTATCTATCTGTATTATGTAGGACTGTAAACCCGAAGTCAAATGATGTACTACTGTCGTGTAAAACTTTGTATCgcaataaaaatacacaaactcAACCAGACCCGGCACTCCATGTGTTCATTTTTCATCATTCTCTTCTATGATTTGTTATGTTGGAAAGCAATTGGGTCTCACTCCACCAGAGCGCCTGGTTCCCCGAGGCCAGTCAGTCGATCCCCCCGCTTGAGACGGGCGCTGGAGCCAGTTATCTGACGTGCAAGTGGGGTCCCTTCCACCCGCTGTGTTGAGAGCAAGCTTTCTGCGGTGTAGTGcgtctgtgagtgtgtctgagtATCTATGCAAGAGTGTCTGTGCGGgagcagtatgtgtgtgtgtcggtttGTTTTTGGCCTGTTTTGTTTCATTGGTATGTGTTGCTGTTTCCTGTGGAAATGATAGCCCTCCACTGGCCTCCCCAGGGGCTGATTAACAAGctagagagggagaagaggcagagaaggagagagagagtgagggggtAATCTTCATTCTTTAATATCTTTTTGTGAAAGGGGATAAAGACTGGGTGTTAGCAGAACTGATTAGACCGGTGCGACCGGCCCCTAGGCTCGCGGCCCCCTGTCATTGCGCTTGGGGGGGAAATGAGAGGCTTGCGGTTGCGCTGGGGGGggctacagcagcagcagctgcctGTCTCCCAGCCCACATCCTGAGTTGAGCAGATCCCTGACGCACGGCCGCTCTGAGCCAAGTCTCTgcctcaggtgtgtgtgtgtgtgtgtttctgatgctcataaCCCAGATGGAAGCTGTTAGGCTGCGAAGAAGGGAGGGGAGGCGGGTAGCAGCTTTTGGGATGTTTGTGAATGgcgtgtctttgtgtgtctgtgtgtgtgtgcgcgcgggTTACACAGCTGACAGGAAAAACTTAATTAGTGGGCAATTGAGAGGGTAGAGCAGAGGAGATGAGAGGCGGGGTGGCGAGGAAGGATTTTTGAAGAGGTCGTCTAATGACAGAGATGCGGCCCAGCTGCCTCCCACCGGCGCCATTTTACTCCCCAGTTCAACTGGAGCCCTGGCCGGTTGGTCGGTTGGTTACTtagtttaaaaatattgaattacGACTTGTGATCGGACCACATAGGCGCGGCCTGTGCCTGTCACAGTGGGGGTTCCCGAGTTGTGTGCGTACTGCCTACACTGCGCCCCCCTCAGAAGACTCTTTAACGGGACCCTCGTTCCCATGACCATATGGCTGTGTTTGCATGTTTGCGGAGTGTGGGGAGGAAGAGGGTTGCGTGTTGAGGATGCAAGTTtaattgtgcatgtgtgttgcgATTGtggtggaggtgtgtgtgtggggggatgttgccagtgtgttgtttgtgtgtgtgtgtgtgtgtgtgtgtgtgtgtttgtgcgtgcgtgcgtgcgtgccccAGCGCTCGCTGTAGGTGTGACAGCTCCACAGCGTCCCAGGCTCGCTGACTCATGCCTGCAGAGGAGCTCATCCATAGTCatggactgatgagtcattCCTTTGAAAGATAGAAGAGTGGAGCTTGTTGGGCTCGGCCCCGGCGATGATGCGGTGGAATTCCCTTATGATGTCACCAGAGGAAGAGAGATGGAGACAGGGAAGGACAGACAGGGACAGAAAGAAGGACAGACAGggacaggaagagagagagagagggaaggacagGCAGggacagaggaagagagagacagaaagagggaAGGACAGGCAGGGGCAGGGCAGTTGCTATACTCTTCCCTCATCAATACATGCTCCTCAGTGCTGGACCCGTTTGTAAAAGCTTTGGCAGACCCCGGTGTGACCTTGTCCTCTCAATGACAGGGAAGCTGGCAGCGATGGACCTTTTCTTGCCGAGTCTGCAGGTCTATCGAGTGTGTCTGACCCGCCCCTAACGAGGATGTCCTTAACGAGCTGCCGTGTGTTCGGGGCCTCTGCGCATCTGCCGGCCGACGTGGGACACGGGAGCCGCTGGTTGCGGGGTCGTCGCCGTGGCAGCCTGTCAGCTGGCGTCTGTCTGGAGCCGTGGGGGGGCGGGCGCGCGACCGCTGTCACCTCAGACTCACACGTGTGACGCACAGCACAGCGGGAGAGCGGGAGGGGGACCAGACGATATTAATGAAATAATCACTCAGCGCAGCAATAAGTGCATTacagtattgtttatttatttattatttacccCTCCCAGCTCTCAGGATTAACCCAATCTCTGTCTGTCCCGCCCTGGGGCAGCCAGCTGGGGGGGGGCAGAGGCAGAAGAGAGGAAAGGAAAAGATTAAAGAGAGAAGAAACACTTTCCTGAGTCTTATCTCTCCATCGCCCCCCCATCGCAACTCGGCTCTGCCAGGAAGGAGCTGATTCTAGTATTCAGCTGATGCTGCAGATAGTGTCTGTGCCACCGGGGCCGAGCTGCACCCTCTACACACTGCAGGAGGGCACTGTATACTGCACTGTGGTGGGTAGCTTCTGAGTAACCATACTGTTGTGGTGTGTCTCTCCATTGTGCTGCAGATGcgctgttgtgttgtgtgtctgagTTGTGTTGCTTCTCTCTGTGTTCAGGGTACTGCACCCTGCAGCACCATACAGACACACCAGTGCAGCTCCAGTTTTGTGTAGCAGTGCGCTGTCGCTAAACACAGTGTGTTGCTCTTgcaggtgtgtgagtgtggcaaTGGAGACCCTGTGTGCAGTTTGTGTGTAATTTACAGGTTGTGTCTCTGGGTGCAGTTTGTGTGTAATTTACAGGTTGTATCTCTGTCATTCTGCTAAGACCCATCCCCCCTGCAGAGACAGCAAATTGAGCTGAGCTGAGATGagcagagggagggatggagggagagcaagaggagagagagggggagagactcttaaatgtatatatttcgaGCATGTATCATTTTCTTCATCGCACTTGTTCCTCAACACTGGGCTTGTGGGCAAATGTTTGCCAATATTGGTTTCACCTTGTCATGTCAACAACACGAAAGCTTttttgtgagtgtgagagtctgggtctgtgtgtttcattagatatgttttttgttattttaaagagaggGAGACACGCTTGTGTTCCTCTACAAGTGGCAGATTTCCTTTGATGTGACAAAGCTTTCCTCTCACTCCTGCGCACCGAGCGGCCGCACCATTCAGAGTGTTGTCTGTGTGAGAACCGGCCGCTCGTCCCTCAGCGCAGACGCTGTGTTGGGTTGCCTGCTGACACGCAGCCCAGCGTTcactgagagaggagaggatcGCCAGTGGGACTCGAAAAGAGTGATGTTAAATATAGCCtttcctctttctctccttctcaCCTCCCCATCCCTCTCCTTTCTTACCTTCTCTCCTTCAGCAGAGGGATAACCAGGTACACCTtctgagctgagagagagacagagtgagaaggagggaacgagagagagagagagagagatatatagAAAGAGAGGAAACACTCTTGTTTTGAAAGTCTAAAATGGTCTTGTTGTGTCTCAGAGCAGATGGGTTCTGTTCTGTTGAGACCAAACACCCTGTCTATAGATACGGCGCCCAGTGGGAGAGAGGGGAAGTGTGagagtattgtgtgtgtgtgtgtgtgtgtgtgtgtcaggatgTGTCgaggtgtgtgacagtgtgtgacacTCTGTGCATATCTGTGTCACTCACATACATACAAGTATTTTAgaattattgtaatttatgCTCCCAGGTACAAAATAACTTGTCagactgtttttaaaacactatagatttaaaatgtaaacaacagtgtgtgtgtatggggggggggagtgtgtgcaagagagagagagtgcacttTATTCCCTGACCAAAACCCAAGTCcttgtttaattgaatttctAATGAGGGAAATCTCTGAgacggagagggggagggaggggaggaagTGAACGGTAGAAAGGAAAGCGATTCGGTCGTGTTGTATTAATACATATGGACTGACTGGGCAAGTAGAGGAATGTGTGTATTGGGGGAGGGAAGGGGcacctgttatctttctctctcctctcctcctcccgctctacccccccctctctcataatctctccttccctctgccTCTGCATTTTCTATGCCCTCTTTGatgtccctctctccttctccctctcctaaTCCATCCCTCCAGCCCCAGTGCTCGGACAGTATTCCTGCAGCGTGTTGTCCTGGGCTCTCCTGTGGCCGTGCTGCGCTCCATTGTTATTCTGGGATTGTCCTGCAGCCGCTCCGGCGATCCTGCCCGGAATGCTAAGTGTGTCGGAATCACCTGGGCAGGGAAACTCGGCCCccgccccctctctccctctctctctctcccactcccccaccgttctctctctctctacctccttCTGTTTTATTCTTCTACATCACTTTTGTCTTTCCTCAGGAGGACCTctcttccctccccctctctctttctcagttTCTACTCCCTCCCCTTCTCCATATACCTCCCCTCGCTTCTCTTTCCTTCgctctccttctttctctcattgcctcccttcctccctctctctctctgcatgcaCAGTCGTCTCTGCCTACCAATCATACTCTGTCACTGCagtcctccc includes these proteins:
- the cidec gene encoding cell death activator CIDE-3 isoform X1; protein product: MNIEHLLHVCLAVQLTMEYAMKSLSRFTPTTLSKCVSASASMTQQLLTGPPPRPKPFRVASADRSVKKGIMADGLRDLLDKVSEALHKDGTSTLVLDEDGTVVDTEDFFQTLEDNTVFMALDKGEKWTPPKNGHYRLHLSDRPLRRKDVARLTFDLYKSSPQEFIGCLNVKATLYGMYSISYDLRCYGAKKMLKEALRWTLFTMQATGHILLGTSCYVQQLLEEEAKVVGQKAAVAPPTQVPTIQWGKAGV
- the cidec gene encoding cell death activator CIDE-3 isoform X2, whose product is MEYAMKSLSRFTPTTLSKCVSASASMTQQLLTGPPPRPKPFRVASADRSVKKGIMADGLRDLLDKVSEALHKDGTSTLVLDEDGTVVDTEDFFQTLEDNTVFMALDKGEKWTPPKNGHYRLHLSDRPLRRKDVARLTFDLYKSSPQEFIGCLNVKATLYGMYSISYDLRCYGAKKMLKEALRWTLFTMQATGHILLGTSCYVQQLLEEEAKVVGQKAAVAPPTQVPTIQWGKAGV